The Cygnus atratus isolate AKBS03 ecotype Queensland, Australia chromosome 25, CAtr_DNAZoo_HiC_assembly, whole genome shotgun sequence DNA segment TGTGGCCCGACCCcgctggccagcagctgcaacGAGCCCTGCGTCAGGCAGTGCCAGAACTCCACCGTCGTCATTGAGCCCTCTCCTGTGGTGGtgaccctgcccggccccatcctcagctccttcccgcaGAACACCGTTGTGGGATCCTCCACCTCTGCTGCCgttggcagcatcctcagctgtgACGGAGTCCCCATCACCTCTGGCTGCTGTGACCTCTCGGGCATTTCCAGCCGCTACTGTGGCAGAAGGTGCCTGCCCTGCTAAAGCCACTGGCCATGGCCCTGGGGTTCCAGCACGACCATGGTGCTGGACAATAGAAGGAGGAATCTTCAGGCCC contains these protein-coding regions:
- the LOC118258874 gene encoding feather keratin Cos2-3-like, with product MKDQYKRQPSSLLSHPILSPHPPWVPDMSCYNQCLPCRPCGPTPLASSCNEPCVRQCQNSTVVIEPSPVVVTLPGPILSSFPQNTVVGSSTSAAVGSILSCDGVPITSGCCDLSGISSRYCGRRCLPC